The following proteins come from a genomic window of Salminus brasiliensis chromosome 15, fSalBra1.hap2, whole genome shotgun sequence:
- the LOC140535581 gene encoding uncharacterized protein — protein MKIIFLFTLHLISGPVGCFDVIGFPGGEVRITCRYKNSTGAQKSFCKLRTLQKCGKLILTPFGQFNTVVNRSRFSLMDNPAGALTATIRHLSSQDSGLYRCAESGAWSYDVNLVVKEDPCCLRSKTVTGYRGETVTISCSYPEELPTKTKFLYKQYGQLYREVIRSSDSQKDRFSISDDKSSKVVSVRISDVREEDGGVYSCAVGARREPVSYYTRYTEIQLQVSDKSTTQMTTQTSVTDQPEIMSTSTAQYAPGFYIIIIIIIIITVSVCVGLLLIGGLTMSFYKLGCTRTQDSISSDMQTRRNTADENNENDPPQNQNIAVDSVYHNVNLKTNQSDSVYQSLNPNTNQSESVYQSLNPNTNQSDSVYQSLNPNTHQSESVYQSLDPSTNQSDSVYQSLNPNTHQSESVYQSLDPSTNQSDSVYQSLKQPNGSQTSS, from the exons ATGAAGATCATCTTCCTCTTCACCCTCCACCTGATCTCAG GTCCTGTGGGCTGCTTTGATGTGATTGGCTTTCCAGGAGGAGAAGTTCGAATAACCTGCAGGTATAAGAACTCTACAGGAGCACAAAAGAGTTTTTGTAAACTGAGAACACTGCAAAAGTGTGGAAAATTAATACTTACTCCATTTGGACAGTTTAACACAGTAGTTAATAGAAGCAGATTTTCTCTGATGGATAACCCTGCAGGAGCCCTCACAGCAACCATCAGACATCTGAGTTCACAGGATTCTGGATTATATCGATGTGCAGAATCTGGAGCCTGGAGTTATGATGTGAACCTGGTGGTGAAAGAAG ATCCGTGTTGTTTAAGGTCAAAGACTGTGACTGGTTATCGGGGAGAGACCGTCACCATCAGCTGTTCCTATCCAGAGGAGCTTCCGACTAAAACCAAGTTTCTCTACAAACAATATGGTCAATTATATAGAGAAGTGATCCGTTCCTCAGACTCTCAGAAAGACAGATTCTCCATCTCTGATGACAAAAGCTCTAAAGTGGTCAGTGTGAGAATCAGTGATGTGAGAGAAGAGGATGGAGGAGTTTATTCCTGTGCAGTGGGTGCTAGACGAGAGCCAGTCAGTTATTACACCCGCTACACAGAGATCCAGCTGCAGGTTTCTG acaaaagcacaacacagaTGACAACACAAACATCAGTCACAGATCAGCCTG AGATCATGTCAACAAGCACAGCACAGTATG CTCCAGGTTTctacatcatcattatcatcatcatcatcatcactgtgagtgtctgtgtgggtCTGCTGCTGATTGGAGGATTAACAATGAGTTTCTACAAACTGGGATGCACCAGGACACAAG ACTCCATCTCCTCTGATATGCAGACAAGAAGAAACACA GCTGATGAGAATAATGAAAATGATCCACCACAAAATCAGAACATTGCTGTGGATTCGGTCTACCACAACGTGAACCTTAAgaccaaccaatcagattcagtCTACCAGAGCCTAAACCCCAACACCAACCAATCAGAGTCAGTCTACCAAAGCCTAAACCCCAacaccaaccaatcagattcagtCTACCAGAGCCTAAACCCCAACACCCACCAATCAGAGTCAGTCTATCAGAGTCTAGACCCCAgcaccaaccaatcagattcagtCTACCAGAGCCTAAACCCCAACACCCACCAATCAGAGTCAGTCTATCAGAGTCTAGACCCCAgcaccaaccaatcagattcagtCTACCAGAGCCTAAAGCAGCCAAATGGgtctcagacctcctcctga